A single region of the Leishmania panamensis strain MHOM/PA/94/PSC-1 chromosome 21 sequence genome encodes:
- a CDS encoding vacuolar ATP synthase, putative (TriTrypDB/GeneDB-style sysID: LpmP.21.2110) yields MKCQIASVVAAVALFGSAAAVSCSDKYPQSSAFFGSMGCASALIFANLGSAYGTAKSGVGVAHLGILHADRIMRGIVPVVMAGILGIYGLIVAVIINNNIKVEDNSYSSFAGYLHFGAGLAAGLSSLAAGLSIGIAGDASARAYGKQEKIFVAMILMLIFAEALGLYGLIIALLMNNTAGKVTAGCQ; encoded by the coding sequence ATGAAGTGCCAAATCGCAAGCGTTGTGGCCGCTGTCGCGCTGTtcggcagtgccgctgccgtgtcgTGCAGCGACAAATATCCTCAGTCGTCAGCCTTCTTCGGCTCGATGGGTTGCGCGTCTGCGCTGATCTTTGCCAACCTGGGCTCTGCCTACGGCACGGCCAAGTCCGGTGTCGGTGTTGCGCACCTCGGCATCCTGCACGCCGACCGCATCATGCGTGGCATTGTTCCGGTGGTCATGGCTGGTATCCTTGGTATCTACGGACTGATTGTGGCCGTGATTATCAACAACAACATTAAGGTGGAGGACAACTCGTACTCATCGTTTGCGGGCTACCTGCACTTTGGCGCTGGTCTGGCCGCCGGCTTGTCGTCTCTTGCAGCTGGCCTGTCGATCGGCATTGCGGGCGACGCGTCTGCGCGCGCGTACGGAAAGCAGGAGAAGATCTTCGTTGCCATGATTCTCATGCTGATTTTTGCGGAGGCGCTGGGGCTTTACGGTCTGATCATTGCGCTTCTGATGAACAACACGGCCGGCAAGGTGACTGCCGGCTGCCAGTAA